The following proteins are co-located in the Dromiciops gliroides isolate mDroGli1 chromosome 2, mDroGli1.pri, whole genome shotgun sequence genome:
- the LOC122741466 gene encoding ubiquitin-conjugating enzyme E2 C-like isoform X2, giving the protein MASQNCDPSAASATATSCKGAKPGAGTARGSVGKRLQQELMTLMISGDKGIFAFPESDNLFKWVGTIHGAAGTVYEDLRYKLSLEFPSGYPYNAPTVKFVTPSLYDVRTILLSIQNLLGESNIDSPLNTHAAELCTNPTAFKK; this is encoded by the exons ATGGCCTCACAGAACTGCGACCCGTCTGCTGCCAGCGCCACTGCAACCTCTTGTAAGGGGGCCAAGCCTGGGGCAGGCACGGCCCGAGGATCCGTGGGCAAGAGGTTACAGCAGGAATTGATGACCCTAATGATATCTGGAGACAAAGGAATTTTTGCCTTCCCAGAGTCTGACAATCTCTTCAAATGGGTCGGGACCATCCATGGGGCTGCTGGGACAGTATATGAAGACCTGAGGTACAAGCTCTCCTTGGAGTTCCCCAGTGGCTACCCATATAATGCTCCCACTGTGAAATTTGTCACACCTT CTCTGTATGATGTCAGGACCATTCTACTATCTATCCAGAACCTGCTGGGAGAATCCAATATTGACAGCCCATTGAACACACATGCTGCTGAACTTTGTACAAACCCCACAGCCTTTAAAAAGTAG
- the LOC122741466 gene encoding ubiquitin-conjugating enzyme E2 C-like isoform X1 translates to MASQNCDPSAASATATSCKGAKPGAGTARGSVGKRLQQELMTLMISGDKGIFAFPESDNLFKWVGTIHGAAGTVYEDLRYKLSLEFPSGYPYNAPTVKFVTPCYHPNVDTQGNICLDILKDKCSALYDVRTILLSIQNLLGESNIDSPLNTHAAELCTNPTAFKK, encoded by the coding sequence ATGGCCTCACAGAACTGCGACCCGTCTGCTGCCAGCGCCACTGCAACCTCTTGTAAGGGGGCCAAGCCTGGGGCAGGCACGGCCCGAGGATCCGTGGGCAAGAGGTTACAGCAGGAATTGATGACCCTAATGATATCTGGAGACAAAGGAATTTTTGCCTTCCCAGAGTCTGACAATCTCTTCAAATGGGTCGGGACCATCCATGGGGCTGCTGGGACAGTATATGAAGACCTGAGGTACAAGCTCTCCTTGGAGTTCCCCAGTGGCTACCCATATAATGCTCCCACTGTGAAATTTGTCACACCTTGTTACCATCCTAATGTGGATACCCAAGGCAATATCTGTTTGGACATCCTCAAGGACAAGTGCTCAGCTCTGTATGATGTCAGGACCATTCTACTATCTATCCAGAACCTGCTGGGAGAATCCAATATTGACAGCCCATTGAACACACATGCTGCTGAACTTTGTACAAACCCCACAGCCTTTAAAAAGTAG
- the LOC122741466 gene encoding ubiquitin-conjugating enzyme E2 C-like isoform X3 — MASQNCDPSAASATATSCKGAKPGAGTARGSVGKRLQQELMTLMVYEDLRYKLSLEFPSGYPYNAPTVKFVTPCYHPNVDTQGNICLDILKDKCSALYDVRTILLSIQNLLGESNIDSPLNTHAAELCTNPTAFKK, encoded by the exons ATGGCCTCACAGAACTGCGACCCGTCTGCTGCCAGCGCCACTGCAACCTCTTGTAAGGGGGCCAAGCCTGGGGCAGGCACGGCCCGAGGATCCGTGGGCAAGAGGTTACAGCAGGAATTGATGACCCTAATG GTATATGAAGACCTGAGGTACAAGCTCTCCTTGGAGTTCCCCAGTGGCTACCCATATAATGCTCCCACTGTGAAATTTGTCACACCTTGTTACCATCCTAATGTGGATACCCAAGGCAATATCTGTTTGGACATCCTCAAGGACAAGTGCTCAGCTCTGTATGATGTCAGGACCATTCTACTATCTATCCAGAACCTGCTGGGAGAATCCAATATTGACAGCCCATTGAACACACATGCTGCTGAACTTTGTACAAACCCCACAGCCTTTAAAAAGTAG